The window CAACTGCGGGAACTTCAGGATCGGACCGGGGGCTTTCAGGCTTTCATCCCGCTGGCCTTCCACCCGTGGAACACCGCCCTCGAACCGGAGGTGCCCGCCGGCACTACCGGGTACGACGATCTGAAAATGCTGGCGGTGGCGCGGCTCATGCTCGACAACTTCGACCACATCAAGGCCTTCTGGGTGATGATCGGACCCAAGCTGGCCCAGATTTCCCTAAACTTCGGGGTCAACGACATCGACGGCACGGTGGTCGAGGAACGAATCACCCGCGCGGCCGGTGGGCAGACGGCCCATGGTCTGGAGCGCGGGGAACTCTTGCGGCTCATCCGGGCGGCGGGCCGGGTGCCGGTGGAACGCGATACGTTGTATAACGTGGTCAGGGAGGATTTCGCCTGATAACGCCGATCCGCCTGGGACAGGTGGACTACCTTAACTGCCTGCCCATCTACTACGCTTTTGAACGGGGTCTGGTCGACGTGCCCGCCGAACTGGTGAAGGGCCCGCCCACACGGCTGAACGGGCTTTTATTGCGCGGGGAACTGGAGATCACGCCGCTCTCCAGCATCGAGTACGCCCGGCACCCGGACCGCTGCTTGATCGTTCCCGGCCTCTCGATCAGTTCGGACGGTCCGGTGGGGAGCATCTTTTTGATGAGCAAAGTGCCGCTGACCGAGTTGGATGGGAAAAAGGTGTGCCTGCCGGATACCTCGGCCAGCGCCGCGGCTTTGTTGAAAATCTTGTTCCATCATTACTACCACGTGGACGTGCAGTTTGAAACCACGGCTTCGGACCTGGAGCAAATGCTGGCCCGGGCGGACGCCGCCCTGCTGATCGGGGACGAGGCCCTGGCCGCCTATCTGCACGTGAGGAACACCGGGGCGCCGCTCGTGGTGGTCGACCTCGGGGAGGCCTGGAAGAAGTTCACCGGGGAGCGGATGGTTTTCGCCGTCTGGGTGGTCCGGCGCGATTACGCCTTGGAGCGTCCTCAGGAAACCGACGGGCTGGTGGCCGCGCTGCAGCGGGCCCGGGAGATCGGCATCCGGGAGCGCGAAGCGGTGCTGGACCTGGCCGTGCACCGGACGGGCCTCCCCCGGGACTTTGTGGCGGACTACTTGAAACTGGTCCGGTACGACTTCGACGCCGAATACCAGCGGGGGCTTTTGACTTTCTACGACTACGCGTACAAAACGGGCCTGACCGAGGAACGGGTGCGGCTCGCCATCTGGGGGGAACACCTTGCCTGAACTGCGGGACGTCCTTGAAAAGGCGGCGGCTGGCAGGCGGCTCTCGGAGGAGGAGGGTACGGCCCTGCTGGAATCGGCCGACCTCCTGGACGTGGGCCGGGCGGCGGACCTGGCGCGGCGGCGGCGGCACCCGGAGGGGCGTGTCACCTTTGTGATCGACCGGAACATCAACTACACCAACGTTTGTGTGTCGGCCTGCCGTTTTTGCGCGTTTTACCGTTCCCCGGACGCCCCGGACGCCTACGTGCTGTCCGTGGAGGAGATCATTGAGAAGATCGGGGAACTGGTGCGGCTGGGCGGAACGCAGGTACTGATCCAGGGAGGGCTCCACCCGGAACTCGGGCTGGAGTACTACATCGGAATGCTTGAGGCCGTCAAGGCGCGCTTTGACGGCCTGCAGGTGCATTCGTTCTCGCCGCCGGAGATTGTACATCTGGCCCGCCGGGAAGGGCTTTCGGTGCGTACGCTTTTGGCGGCCCTGCGGGCGGCGGGCCTGGATTCGGTGCCCGGAGGCGGTGCCGAAATCTTGGTGGACCGGGTGCGGCGCCTGATCAGTCCCCGCAAGATCTCCTGGCGGGAGTGGATGGACGTTATGTATGCCGCCCACGAGCTGGGAATGCGTACCACGGCCACCATGATGTTCGGCACGGTGGAAACGCCGGCCGAGCGGGTCCGCCACCTGGTCCGCCTGCGGGAAGCCCAAGACCGCACCGGCGGGTTCACCGCCTTCATCCCCTGGAGCTACCAGCCTCCCAACACCGAACTCGGAGGGGAAGCCGCCGGGAGTCACGAGTACCTTAAAGTGCTGGCCGTGTCGCGCCTTATGCTGGACAACTTTCCGAACGTGCAGGCCTCGTGGGTCACCCAGGGGCCGAAAGTGGCCCAGGTGGCGCTTTCCTTCGGCGCAAACGACTTCGGCGGAACAATGCTCGAGGAAAACGTGGTCCGGGCGGCGGGAGCGGCGCACTGCGTGCCGCTGGCCGAGATCATCCGGATGATCCGCGACGCGGGTTTTGTCCCGGCGCAGCGGACCACCGAATACCGGATTCTGCGCGAATTCTAAAGCGATTGTACACCGGCGCGGCCGCCGGGTTAAACTGTAGGGAGGGACGGGAATCCAGAATCCAGAAGGAGCGGAAGGATCTAAAGCTGGCCCCAGGCGTCTTTTCCAGGTACTGCCGGGCTTGTCCGGCTTTGGGCCGGACAGAGCGGTGACCAAAATACCGAGTCCGACGTTCTGTTTCTCATTCTGGATTCCGGCTTCCAGCTTCTGGATGGTTCTCATTCTGGATTCTGGATTCTGAATTCTAGGAGGAATGCTTGTGGCTCCGCACAACATTTGGCTCGACTGCGCCCAGTGGGTGTCCGTGGGAAAAACCGTCGCCTGCCGGTTCCAGTACGGTCACCACATGGAGGCGCAGGGCAAGGCGAGTCCCGGACGCGCCCGCCTGTGGGTCGCGGCGCCCGGCGGGGAACCGGTGGAGTTGGCCCTGGTGGAAGACGGCGAAACCCTGTCAGCTGAATTCAGCCCTACGGTGCGCGGGGTCTACGCGCTCCTCGGGGAGTATGATCCGGGGGTCTGGTCGGTCACCACGGACGGCCGGCACCTTCCGGGCGCGGCCGGGGAACAGGCCGGGGAGGAAGTGGTCCGGACTATCAGCTACGGCCATTTCGCCAAGCGGCTGGTGTTCGTCGAAAAGGACACACCCTGGCCCGGATCGTTCGGGCGGGAGATGGAAATCGTGCCCCTGCAGCCTGCGGGGAGGGAGCAGGAAATCCTGATCCAGTACCGGGGTCGGCCCCTCGGCGGAGTCAAAGTGTACGTGCACGGCCGCGGACGGGCCGGGGCGCGCTACGGAGTGACGGGCCCGGACGGGAAGGTGGAGTTCGGGCTCCCGGCCGGCGAGTGGCTGTTGCTCGCACGTCATGAGTCGCCGGGCACAGCTGCGGACGGGGCAAACGTGCGCGTGACCAGCGCGGTGCTCGCCCTTACCCGGTCCTAGGAGGGCTTACAGAGAAAAGGCGGGAGGTGGCGGCGGTTTTGGAGTTGAACACGGGAGATGTGATGCGCAGGCTCCCCGCGGTGGATGAACTGCTGCGGGAGCCGGAGCTGGAGATGCTTCTGGCGGAACACCCCCGCGCGCTCGTGGTGGCTGCGGTCCGCGAAGTCTTGCAGCAGTGGCGGGAGACGGTGCGCGCGGAGCCGGAACGGGTGCCCGGCAGCCGAGAGGAGTTGGCGGCCGCGATCGTCCAAGAGGTAACGATAACCGTGCGCGCCAAGGCGCGTCCGGCCTTGCGGCGGGTAATTAACGCGACCGGTGTGGTGCTGCACACCAACCTGGGACGGGCGGTCCTTTCGGACAAGGCGCTGCGGGCGGTGCATGAGGCGGCCGCCCATTATTCCAACCTGGAGTTCAACTTGGAGACCGGCAGGAGAGGTTCACGCTACGCACTGGTGGAGGATTTGCTGAAGCTTTTGACCGGGACCGAATCCTGCTTGGTGGTGAACAACAACGCCGCGGCCGTACTGCTCGCCCTGAGCACTCTGGCGGCGGGCCGGGAGGTTATCGTATCCCGGGGCCAGTTGGTGGAGATCGGCGGCTCCTTCCGAATCCCAGAGGTCATGAAACAGAGCGGGGCCCGTCTGGTGGAGGTCGGGGCCACGAACAAAACCCATCTTCGCGACTACCGGGACGCAATCACGTCTGAGACGGCGCTCCTATTACACGTACACGCGTCCAATTACCGGATCGTTGGTTTCACCCATGAGGTCGGCCTGGAGGAACTGGTCGCCCTGGGCCGGGAGCACGGGCTGCCGGTGATGTCCGACCTGGGCAGCGGTTTTCTGGTAGACTTAAGCCGGTTCGGTTATCCCTACGAACCGACGGTGCAGGAGACCGCGGGCGCCGGGGTGGACGTGGTCACCTTCAGCGGGGATAAACTTTTGGGAGGGCCGCAGGCCGGAATCATCGTGGGCCGGCGCGAGGTTGTGGACCGGATGAAGAAGAACCCGCTCACCCGCGCGGTGCGGGTCGACAAGATGACCCTGGCGGCCCTGGAGGCGACGCTCCGGGAGTACCTGGACCCTGAGGGGGCCCTGGAACGGATCCCGACGCTCAGGATGCTCTCCGTCGGAGCCGTTGTGCTGGCGGAAAAGGCCCGGCGGCTGGCCGGACTCCTGGGGGCGGCCCTAGGGGACCGGGCCGAAGTCGGGGTGGAGGAGGACTTTTCCCAGGTGGGCGGCGGCGCCCTGCCCACCGCCCAGCCGAAGACCGTCCTGGTGACCGTGCGGCCGAAAGCCCTGTCGTTGACCGAGTTGACGGCCCGGTTGCGCGCGGCGGACCCGGCGGTGGTGGGCCGGGTGCAGGAAGAGCGGCTCTGCCTTGATCCCCGGACCATCGCCGAAGACGAATTTGTCCTGCTGACCGGCACGCTGGACCGGGTGCTGGGGGTGCCGCAATGAATTACCTGGTCATCGGGACGGCGGGTCACGTCGACCACGGGAAGACCCAGCTCATCAAGGCGCTCACCGGGATCGACACCGACCGCCTCCGGGAAGAGAAGGAGCGCGGGATTTCGATCGAACTGGGTTTCGCCTACATGGACCTCCCGGACGGGAGACGGGCCGGAATTGTGGACGTGCCCGGCCATGAACGTTTTGTAAAACAAATGTTGGCGGGGATCAGCGGGATCGACCTGGTACTGCTGGTAATCGCCGCCGACGAGGGAGTGATGCCCCAGACCCGCGAGCACATGGATATCATTCAGCTTCTGGACATCGAGCGCGGCATCGTGGTCCTGAACAAGGTCGACCTGGTGGAACCCGACTGGCTGGAACTGGTGGAGGAAGATGTGCGCGCCTTTCTGGCCGGCAGCGTGCTGGAGGACGCGCCGGTGCTAAGGGTGTCGGCAGTAACCGGGGAGGGGTTGCCCGCACTCCGGGAAACCATCGGCATGCTGACGGCCGGGCTCCGAGAGCGGACCGGGGCGGGCCCGGCGCGCCTGCCGATCGACCGGGTCTTTTCGATCACCGGTTTCGGCACGGTGGTCACGGGGACCCTGGTTTCCGGTTCTCTGAAACTAGGGGACCCGGTCGAGGTGCTGCCGCCGCGGCTGGTTTCCCGGGTGCGCACGCTCCAGGTGCACAATCAGAAGGTGCAGAAGGCCGGTCCCGGGCAGCGCGTGGCGGTGAACCTGGTCGGCCTGGAGACCCAGGAAATCAACCGGGGGGACGTGCTGGCTTCGGCCGGTTTCTTCAAGCCTACTCGCCGCCTGGACGTGCGGCTGTTTCTGCTGGGGAATACGCCCCGTCCCCTCAAAAACCGGGCTCGGGTGCGGTTCCACCTAGGTGCAGCCGAGATCCTGAGCCGGGTGCTGCTCTTGGACCGGGACGAGTTGGCGCCCGGGGAGGAGTGCTACGCACAGGTGATCCTGGAGGCGGAGTCTGTCGCCGAGCGGGGGGATCGATTCGTGATCCGCTCCTACTCTCCGATGCGCACCATCGGCGGCGGGCGGGTAATTGACGCCAACCCCCCGCGGCACAAGCGGAACCAGCCGCAGGTGCTGGATCGGCTGGCCACCCTGGAAAAAGGGAATCCGGGCGAGTTGATCAGCCAGTTCCTGCAGGGCGGTCCCGCACCCCTGAACGAGAACGAAGTCGCCCAGGGCACAGGGCTCGAGCCGGATACGGTCGCGGCGGTGTGCCGGGAACTGGAGGCGGGTGGTGCCTTGCGCCGGCTGCCCGGCGGGGGATTATTGGCCCACACGGACGACTACCGGCGCTGGGAGCGGGCGGTGATCGGAATACTCAAGGATTATCACGGGCGATACCCGCTGCGGGAGGGCCACCCCCGGGAGGAACTCCGTTCCCGGGCGTTCACCGGGTTTGCCACGGCCAGGTTCCAAGACTTTCTGCAGGCCCTGGAGGCCGACGGAGTGGTGACCCTCTACCCCCAGAGCGTCGCCCTCAGAGAGTTCGCCGGGCGGGAGTTGCCGGAGAAAGCCAGGAAAACGCTGGCGGAGATGGAAGGCCTGTTCCGCGTCGGCGGGATGCAGCCGCCGACCACGGCGCAGGTCCTGGAGAAACTGGGGCTCCCGGAACCGGAGGGCCAGGAATATTTGCACCACCTGATCCGCGCGGGAACGCTGGTCAAGATCGACAATGAGTGGTGTTTTCACGTGGAGGCGGTGGAGGAGGCCAGAAGGCGGATCGGGGATTACCTGGCCGAACACGAGGGCCTCTCTGTCGGGGAGGCGCGGAATCTCCTGGGGACATCCCGCCGGTACACTCTGCCGCTCCTGGAGCATTTTGACCGGGTGCGGTACACCAAGCGGCTTGGGGATCTGCGGGTGCTGGTTAGAAAGTAAGGGCGCCCCGGCGGGCGCCCCGTGTGCTCTCCGTTATGACTACTGCTGCTCCCGCCCTTCCACGACTTCATGCAGTTTATGTCCGACGGTAATTTGCAGGGTGCCTCCTTGTTTCGGATTGGATTTGTAGATACATTGCCCGGTAAGGAGCCGATTTATTTAACGATGAATGCGGAATCAATCAGGCGGGTCGAGGCGTGCGCCGGTACAGGGCGGCACGTGGTGCGCGCCGCGGCCACCGTCACCCCGGACGGGGTGATCG is drawn from Candidatus Desulforudis audaxviator MP104C and contains these coding sequences:
- a CDS encoding DUF4198 domain-containing protein, coding for MAPHNIWLDCAQWVSVGKTVACRFQYGHHMEAQGKASPGRARLWVAAPGGEPVELALVEDGETLSAEFSPTVRGVYALLGEYDPGVWSVTTDGRHLPGAAGEQAGEEVVRTISYGHFAKRLVFVEKDTPWPGSFGREMEIVPLQPAGREQEILIQYRGRPLGGVKVYVHGRGRAGARYGVTGPDGKVEFGLPAGEWLLLARHESPGTAADGANVRVTSAVLALTRS
- the mqnC gene encoding cyclic dehypoxanthinyl futalosine synthase produces the protein MPELRDVLEKAAAGRRLSEEEGTALLESADLLDVGRAADLARRRRHPEGRVTFVIDRNINYTNVCVSACRFCAFYRSPDAPDAYVLSVEEIIEKIGELVRLGGTQVLIQGGLHPELGLEYYIGMLEAVKARFDGLQVHSFSPPEIVHLARREGLSVRTLLAALRAAGLDSVPGGGAEILVDRVRRLISPRKISWREWMDVMYAAHELGMRTTATMMFGTVETPAERVRHLVRLREAQDRTGGFTAFIPWSYQPPNTELGGEAAGSHEYLKVLAVSRLMLDNFPNVQASWVTQGPKVAQVALSFGANDFGGTMLEENVVRAAGAAHCVPLAEIIRMIRDAGFVPAQRTTEYRILREF
- the selA gene encoding L-seryl-tRNA(Sec) selenium transferase encodes the protein MELNTGDVMRRLPAVDELLREPELEMLLAEHPRALVVAAVREVLQQWRETVRAEPERVPGSREELAAAIVQEVTITVRAKARPALRRVINATGVVLHTNLGRAVLSDKALRAVHEAAAHYSNLEFNLETGRRGSRYALVEDLLKLLTGTESCLVVNNNAAAVLLALSTLAAGREVIVSRGQLVEIGGSFRIPEVMKQSGARLVEVGATNKTHLRDYRDAITSETALLLHVHASNYRIVGFTHEVGLEELVALGREHGLPVMSDLGSGFLVDLSRFGYPYEPTVQETAGAGVDVVTFSGDKLLGGPQAGIIVGRREVVDRMKKNPLTRAVRVDKMTLAALEATLREYLDPEGALERIPTLRMLSVGAVVLAEKARRLAGLLGAALGDRAEVGVEEDFSQVGGGALPTAQPKTVLVTVRPKALSLTELTARLRAADPAVVGRVQEERLCLDPRTIAEDEFVLLTGTLDRVLGVPQ
- a CDS encoding menaquinone biosynthesis protein; amino-acid sequence: MRLGQVDYLNCLPIYYAFERGLVDVPAELVKGPPTRLNGLLLRGELEITPLSSIEYARHPDRCLIVPGLSISSDGPVGSIFLMSKVPLTELDGKKVCLPDTSASAAALLKILFHHYYHVDVQFETTASDLEQMLARADAALLIGDEALAAYLHVRNTGAPLVVVDLGEAWKKFTGERMVFAVWVVRRDYALERPQETDGLVAALQRAREIGIREREAVLDLAVHRTGLPRDFVADYLKLVRYDFDAEYQRGLLTFYDYAYKTGLTEERVRLAIWGEHLA
- the selB gene encoding selenocysteine-specific translation elongation factor, producing the protein MNYLVIGTAGHVDHGKTQLIKALTGIDTDRLREEKERGISIELGFAYMDLPDGRRAGIVDVPGHERFVKQMLAGISGIDLVLLVIAADEGVMPQTREHMDIIQLLDIERGIVVLNKVDLVEPDWLELVEEDVRAFLAGSVLEDAPVLRVSAVTGEGLPALRETIGMLTAGLRERTGAGPARLPIDRVFSITGFGTVVTGTLVSGSLKLGDPVEVLPPRLVSRVRTLQVHNQKVQKAGPGQRVAVNLVGLETQEINRGDVLASAGFFKPTRRLDVRLFLLGNTPRPLKNRARVRFHLGAAEILSRVLLLDRDELAPGEECYAQVILEAESVAERGDRFVIRSYSPMRTIGGGRVIDANPPRHKRNQPQVLDRLATLEKGNPGELISQFLQGGPAPLNENEVAQGTGLEPDTVAAVCRELEAGGALRRLPGGGLLAHTDDYRRWERAVIGILKDYHGRYPLREGHPREELRSRAFTGFATARFQDFLQALEADGVVTLYPQSVALREFAGRELPEKARKTLAEMEGLFRVGGMQPPTTAQVLEKLGLPEPEGQEYLHHLIRAGTLVKIDNEWCFHVEAVEEARRRIGDYLAEHEGLSVGEARNLLGTSRRYTLPLLEHFDRVRYTKRLGDLRVLVRK